The DNA sequence CATAGCATTTGTTGACAGAAAGAATACGTTTGAATAACCACCGGTTGCAAGCACAACTGCGTGACCAGAATATTTTTCTACTTCTCCTGTTAATAGATTTCTACAAACTATTCCTTTAGCAACCCCATCCACAACGACAATATCAAGCATTTCGCGACGAGTGTAAAGTTTTACACTTCCCTTGCCGACCTGTCTGTTCAATGCACTAACAGCTCCGAGCAACAGCTGCTGTCCAGTCTGACCTCTTGCATAAAATGTCCTTGATACCTGTGCACCACCAAATGAACGATTATCAAGTAAGCCGCCATATTCTCTTGCGAATGGAACTCCTTGAGCAACACATTGATCTATGATATTACTGCTTACTTCGGCAAGACGATGTACATTTGCTTCACGTGCACGAAAGTCACCACCTTTTACTGTATCGTAAAAAAGTCTGTAAGTAGAGTCACCATCATTTTGATAATTTTTTGAGGCATTGATTCCACCCTGTGCAGAAATGCTGTGCGCCCTTCTTGCACTGTCGTGAAATGTGAAAGCCAGAACATTGTAACCAAGCTCACCAAGAGAAGCGGCAGCAGATGCGCCCGCTAATCCTGTTCCAACTACAATGATTGTGTATTTTCTTTTATTTGCTGGATTAACCAACTTCATATTGAATTTGTGATTTGTCCATTTTTCAGAAACGTGTCCTGCAGGAATTTTTGATACTAATTTTGTCATTGGTTACCTCCGTAGAAGAAGAAAAAATAAAGTGGCATTGAAGCAAATCCTGCAGCCATAATCACGGCATAAACTGTTCCCAATTTCTGAATGAATGAAAAATATTTTTTATGATTCCATCCGAAAGTTTGAAACGCACTTTGAAAGCCATGATTAAGATGGAAACCAAGCAAAACCATTGCAATGACATATAGTATTACATACCACCAGATTCCAAAGAAATAAACTACTATATCAAAATATTGATGCACATTTGCTAATCCCATAGGATCGTGAACATTAAATCGCCAGAAAAAAGTCCCGAGGTGCGTAACAAGAAATATGAAAACAATAGAACCGGTTAGAAACATAGTTCTTGAGAAGACATCGCTGTTTTCAGCAGAACCATTAACCTGATACTTAATTCCTTTTGCTTTTTTGTTTTCCAGCCAGAGTTTAAATCCATTATAAATATGAAGAACAAAAGCTGCTAGAAGAACGACTTCAATTACTCTTATTAATGGTTTAACAACATCAAGAGTACTGACATAACCATTGAAAGCTGTAGGTCCAAAAAAGAGTGTAATATTCCCGATTAAATGGACGATCAGAAAAATCAGCAGGAAGCTGCCCGTCACAGCCATCATCAACTTCTTACCGATTGATGAATTAAGAAAGACAGTTACAGAACTCATACGCGTACTCCTTCTTCATCCGATAATTAATGAACTTAATAATTGAACAAGCAAAAAATTAATTTGGCTCATAAGATTACGGAGAGATTATTTTATAGTTTGTAAACAATTTTAGAGATGCAGTTTCTAAAAGAAGAAATTTCTTAGCCAAAATTATCACTAAGAACAAATAAAATCAATTTAAAGCAGTGATTGTTGCATGATGGCAAAAATTGTGTTGATTGTTATTCTTATTAAGATTAAGTTTAGATAAGAATAAAATATTTTTTTGTTACATGGAGTCAGTATGGAAAAAAGATTTATGAGTTTTCAAATTTATTTGATGGTACTCTTTTTCGTCTTTGTAGAAACACCAATAAGTCAGACGCAAACTTCAGCGACCGAAGAACAGCACCACAGTACAAGGATCGATTCGTCTTTTATCAAGATGAATGATTTCCCTCAGGTAGATATAATCGGAAAAAAGCCCTCCCTGATTAATAGAATCCCAGGTTCAGCAAATATCATCACTGAGACTTCACTCAGACAAGATAAACCAATCACAGGAAATGAAATGTTCCGTAAAGTAACCGGACTCAACGTGGTTGATGAAGAAGGTGCTGGGTTAAGAACGAATATAGGAATAAGAGGTCTCGACCCTGATAGAAGTCGAAATGTTCTGATGATGGAAGATGGTGTGCCAGTTGCGTTGGCACCATACGGTGAACCGGAAATGTATTACACTCCTGCGATCGACAGAATGAAAAGTGTGGAGGTACTTAAAGGAAGCGGTTCAATTCTGTATGGGCCACAGACTATTGGAGGGGTAATTAATTACATCACTAATGATCCACCACTTGACCCAATGTTTTCATTGCAGCTGAGAGGCGGAGATGGCGGATATTTAAATGGACAAGCATTATATGGGACTACATTTGACAATGTTGGTTTTCAAATAGGCTACTTGCACAAGCAAGCAGACAAATTGGCCGTAACAAGATTTGACATAAATGATTTAACCGCAAAAATAAAATTTCAGACTTGCCAAAATTCCGTTCTTGGTATTAAGCTGGCTTACTATGATGAAAATTCAAATTCAACTTATGTGGGATTGACTCAAAGTATGTATGATGATGGTGAATACTTTCCTGTAATTGCACCAAATGATGAACTTGACATCAGGAGATATTCAGCAAGTCTCACCCACGATTACATTTTTTCAAATAGCGCATTTCTGCGAACGACGGTTTACGGATACACAACAACAAGAAATTGGCTAAGACAGGATTTCAGCAGAAACCCAACATCCAATTGGACAGGAGTTGTATGGGGAGATACATCGATAGCAAATGGTGCAATTTATATGCGGAACAGCACTGGAAACAGAAACAGACAATTTGAAGTTGCCGGAGTAGAACCAAGAGTAAGTTATAATTACACAATAGGTAATCTGAAAAATGAACTTGAAGGTGGAATCAGATTTCACTATGAGAGAGCATTCGAACAAAGAATAGACGGACAATCAGCAGATGCAAAATCAGGTAATCTTCGTGAAGATGAAATCAGAACAGGATACGCCGAGAGTTTTTTTGCCCAGAACAGAATTTACCTGACGAACAGATTTACAGTGATTCCCGGTTTACGTTTGGAAAACTTTCACTACGAACGCGATATTTTCAGAATAAATTATCGTGATACAAGTATCACAAATGATGATGATTTATTCACACCAGTTCCGGGAATTGGATTTAACTACAATTTCGAGAATGATTTTTCACTTTTTGCAGGAGTGCATAGAGGATATGCACCTCCAAGAATCAAAGACGCTATTACAAATGATGGCACTGCACTTAACCTTGATGCAGAACTTAGCTGGAATTATGAAATTGGATTCAGAACAAATTTAACTTCTTTCATATATATCGAAGCTACTGGATTCTTAATGGATTTTTCAAACCAGGTTATTCCGGTATCCGTTTCTTCGGGCGGAACAGGAACCGGATTAGTTAACGGTGGTGAAACCAAGCACATAGGTGTTGAAGGTGGACTTCGATTTGATTTTCATCGAATTGTAAAAACAAATTATTCAATTGTGCTTTCAGCTTTCTCAACATACGTAAATTCAAAGTATGATAATGACCGATTCATAACTGTGCAGAATGAAAGTGTGAATTTAAGAGGTAATAAACTTCCTTATGCACCTGATTTTACATTTACAGGAGGTTTTGAAATCACCGCACCATTCGGACTTGGAGTGAATTTGTCTGCGACCTATGTTGGAAAACAGTTTACAGATGAACTGAATTCCGTTGAACCATCAGCAAGTGGTGAAACAGGTCAAATGCCATCTTTTATCACGGCTGATATTACAGCAAATTATTTCATTTCAGACATCAACTCGAATCTATTTTTCTCAGTTAAAAATCTTTCTGATGAAAGATATATTGCCAGCCGAAGACCACAGGGAATAAAGGTTGGTTTGCCACGATTTATTTCCGCAGGTATTGATTTGACATTATAACTCATGAAAAATAATCTTTAAAGTTAAGGCAGTGTATTATTACTACTGCTTTTTGATTTTCACACAATAAAAATATTTACCAAATTATTTTCAATCGTGAATTCAAAGAAAAGCATTATCTTTGTTTTCCAATGAATAAAACAGTTCACAAAGCATATGTTGGATTATTCTTTATTGTTGGAATAAGTGTAACCATATTGCTGGCAGTTTATGGTTATGATTATTATTCAACACCACTTGAAGAGCGTTTTTTCAATTCAAATCATGATATGCTCAAACCTAGCGGAGTATGGGGTCACGGCTTTGGAATCATCGGAACTTTAATGATGATTGTTGGTGTGAGCACATATATGATCAGGAAACGATTTCGGAAACTATTTAGCTTTGGTTATCTGAAGCACTGGCTTGAATTCCACATTTTCCTTTGCTCGCTGGGTCCGGTTCTCGTTCTTTATCATACAGCTTTTAAATTCGGTGGAATTGTTTCTGTAAGTTTCTGGAGTATGGTTTTAGTTGTACTTAGCGGAGTCGTCGGCAGATTCATCTATTTGCAAATCCCAAGAACGATTCAGGGACAGGAACTGAGCATCGCTGAATTGAGCTCAATGAAAGAAAATCTTGCCAAAAGAATTAGAAATGTTTTAAGCGAGGATTCTTCAACACTGTCTGAATTTGAAAGAGTATCAACAGGAGACCGGTACAAATCATTTAATTTTCTTACGGCAGTTGGATTTTTCATCAGGGATTACTTTGACATTAGAAAAGTACTGAGATTGCTGCAGAAAAGAATGGTATTACTTGGCTTAGGTAAAACTGAACGCTTTGAATTGCTCAAAGTTGCAAAATCGGAAATTATAGTTGTACGAAGGATTGCTCTTCTCAGAACTTTTCAGAAACTATTTCACTGGTGGCATATTTTTCATCTTCCTTTTGCGATTGCTATGTTCGTTATTATGATCATTCACGTGGCCGTCACAATAATTTTCGGCTATAAGTGGATATTTTAAAATCAAATAAATAATTGGAATAAAAATGAAGTTTAAACCCATTTATCTTTACGGTTTGGTAGCTCTTATTGCAATTATAGTATTAATTGTGGTAGCCATTCAGGAAAATTCAGATTCAACTACTACATCTATGAACAACGAACAGGTTATGCCTGATGATGATGTTCACAAGCAATTGAGAAACCAGATGGATACTTCACCTGGCAAAGAAAATGTGTCTGAAGAATATAGAAAAAAAATGGCTGAGCTTGAGAAGGCGGTTAAAGAAAATCCAAAGGATACAGCAGCTATAAAGAACTATGCTGATTATCTTTCTGCTTCTCATAAAATGGACGAAGCTGTTACTTACTATAAAAAAATTCTGGAAATTGATGCCAAAAGGTCAGATGTGTATTTTGCACTGGCACTGATTTATTATAACCAACAAGATTTTATCAAGTGCGAAGAAGTTAATATGAAGGTACTTTCTTTCGATCCGAATAATCAGATGGCACTTTATAATATCGGAGCAGTTGCCGCAACCCAGGGAAATAAAGAAAAAGCAAAAGAATTCTGGAATAAGGTATTATCTATTAATGCTGAGAGTGAAACAGGTAAGCTCGCAAAGCAATCATTAGGTAAGCTTTAATCTCTTTCATAAAATTAAGCGAACTTTCTCTTTCGAATCCGATTAATTGTCAAATAAGCTCCACTGACGAGAAGAAGGAATAGTAAAATCTGTACGATACCAACTGTTGCTGCCCGTTCTACTTCGATTGAAGAAGTATTACCCGAAAGAACAAACGCAGACCAGTAGTACGGATTTGCAGAATGTTTCTTAATGAAATTTATTTTAGCAATTCTTAATGCCTCTGATTTTGATTTTCCATCTGCAAGTTGTGTATAAAAATCTTTCATAAAATAGGAAGTGTATTTATCATTCACATCCCATAAAGACACCAGTACACTTTTACTTCCGGCATCAAAGAAAGCTTTTTGCATTCCGATAACTCCTTCAGCTTCATCAATTTTGCCTAAACCTGATCGGCATGAACTAAGCACTACTAACTCACTATTTAAATTAAGCTGTACTATTTCACCAAGTTCTAAAAATCCGTCATCTGTATCATCATTCTGCTTCGCAAACAAGATCAGCGGCTGATCTTTTATTAGAAACGAATGTGTGGAAATATGAACTATGTTGCTTTGATGCACATTCTTTTTGAAGTTTGTCTCGGTTGCTTCATCGGATAAGAAAATGAGATTACCATCAATAGTATTATCGATACTTTCAATTTCATCTTTTGAATATTTAAGAGGAAACAACGAAATATTTCTTTGCTGAGATGTTGACAAATCAACCAATCCGCTCCTCACACTCAATGCGTATTCTGATTCCATAATGTATGGATCTCCAAACAGTAAGTTTTTACCACTTTGATTTTCGCTCTCATAGTTCTGCATAGCAAAAATAATTGATGAAGGAGTATAGGAAATGTTAAAATCATTTAGAAGAAAATTCTTATCACTGTATAAGTATGGACTCTCTCCCTCTCTCCACTCCGTAACCAGCATTTCAAATGGAAAATTCAAAAGTTCGGGGGGAAGACTGAAAATCAAATTAGATCTATTTGGAATTGAAGAAAGGAAATCCTTGAACAATGTTTTGTATAATTTATGCGAAGCTAATGCATTAAAAGCAAACAAATCTTCATTGATATAAATTTCTTGATTTTCAGGATTTGAACGATAGATTGATGAAACCTGTTCAAGCATGGATATTAGACTATCAGCACCAATGCTCAATGTGGTAAATCTGAAATCTTCTGAACTTAGACTAAATATTGTTATTGAATTCTTATCGACATAAATTGAAACAATATTATCGCTTTTATTAAGTTGTTTCATGATTTCGGATATGCTTGCTGAGTAATTTCGTTTCAATAATAAATCAAGCTGCTTTGACCGGGAACTTAATTCACTTTTTAGATTTGATAATACTTGATTTAGTGAATCCGTCACGGAATCATCATACAAACCGGAATTCGTCATCCATTGTAAGTCGATTAATTGTTCGTACTCACTTTCATTTTTAAGATGCGAAAGTAACTTTAGCCTGTCAAGATTAGATTTAGTGTTACGAGATCTTGATTTATCAATCACCAGAAATGCCTCTTCTCCTCTGCCCTGCTTTACGTATAATTCAGCAAGAGAATTATAAACTGAATTCACTCCGGAAAAATGAGCAATCTGAATTTCCTGATTGAGTGTTAACGGTGATGTTATTTTTTCAATTACCTGGATTGCATTTTTATACCAGATTTCAGCTTCCGATAATTTTCCTTGCTCATCATAATTTTTACCTAGCAAGTATGCAGCTTCTATTTGATTGCTATAATCATTTACACTTTCACTAATACCAAAAGCTTTTTCAAAATTTTTTGATGAAATAACGTCATCGCCTTGAGCAAGGTATACTTTACCTCTGTACAATTCCTGAACACCAAGCAATTGAGTTAATTCATAAGTTCTTGACAAATCCTGAACTTCAGTAAGTAGTTTCAAAGCGTCCTGATATTTTTGTTGAAGAATAAACGTGTGCGCAAGTTCAGTCTTTATCACTAATGAACTATAAATATCACCAACCGCATCAGCGAGCTTGAGTGCTTTGCTAAAATACTTTTCCGATTCAGTTAAACTATCTACTGACGTTAGAATTGTACCAATCTTCGAATACAGTTTTATTGTCTCAAAAGGTGAATCCTGTAGCGTTTGTGATGATTCAGAATCTCTCAAAATTTTTAGTGCTTCAAAAGGTCTGTTCACATTAAAATAGAGTGCCCCAATTCCCTGGTCTATTTTAATTTCCGAGGAAACATCATTGATCGAATCTGCAATTGCTTTTGCAAGTGTGTAGTATTCCAGAGCCTTCGCATAGTTTGATTCGTTCGAATAAACATCACCTAATCCCATCAGATTTAATATCCTTCCGAGTTTATTTTCTCCAGCTAATGATAAACCTTTTCTATAGTATTCATGTGCAGAATAATAATTTGAAATCTGCAGGTATAACGAACCAATATTACTTGACAAGTACGATAACCGCTCTTTATTCTTCAAACGTTCGTATAATTCCAGACTTCTCTCATAATTTTGACGGGATTCGATCAGATTATTCGTGTAAGTATATGATACTCCAAGTTCAGAATAAAGAAATGCAAGCAGTTCAACATTCTCAATTACTTCTGCCATTTCAATTGCGCG is a window from the bacterium genome containing:
- a CDS encoding TonB-dependent receptor, which produces MEKRFMSFQIYLMVLFFVFVETPISQTQTSATEEQHHSTRIDSSFIKMNDFPQVDIIGKKPSLINRIPGSANIITETSLRQDKPITGNEMFRKVTGLNVVDEEGAGLRTNIGIRGLDPDRSRNVLMMEDGVPVALAPYGEPEMYYTPAIDRMKSVEVLKGSGSILYGPQTIGGVINYITNDPPLDPMFSLQLRGGDGGYLNGQALYGTTFDNVGFQIGYLHKQADKLAVTRFDINDLTAKIKFQTCQNSVLGIKLAYYDENSNSTYVGLTQSMYDDGEYFPVIAPNDELDIRRYSASLTHDYIFSNSAFLRTTVYGYTTTRNWLRQDFSRNPTSNWTGVVWGDTSIANGAIYMRNSTGNRNRQFEVAGVEPRVSYNYTIGNLKNELEGGIRFHYERAFEQRIDGQSADAKSGNLREDEIRTGYAESFFAQNRIYLTNRFTVIPGLRLENFHYERDIFRINYRDTSITNDDDLFTPVPGIGFNYNFENDFSLFAGVHRGYAPPRIKDAITNDGTALNLDAELSWNYEIGFRTNLTSFIYIEATGFLMDFSNQVIPVSVSSGGTGTGLVNGGETKHIGVEGGLRFDFHRIVKTNYSIVLSAFSTYVNSKYDNDRFITVQNESVNLRGNKLPYAPDFTFTGGFEITAPFGLGVNLSATYVGKQFTDELNSVEPSASGETGQMPSFITADITANYFISDINSNLFFSVKNLSDERYIASRRPQGIKVGLPRFISAGIDLTL
- a CDS encoding CHAT domain-containing protein — encoded protein: MLHLKEFIVFAICLISVLLILTGISGPDKTISKVVESSTTVTENYPQSILSEKFSHYLNLIQNKPIDKQKIQSEINSIQSHFEREFLSALIEKRSGNYKEYFEKLFALTSTLPTIPVFYEELTLSAKLSDNLNKVGEWLNSNEDRSDNSYYMYLEALHKFQTGKTSDGVAKLEKLVEQVFRLKEVYLQLASGYRIIGDYEKSFRNIIEAEKVCEVDDPYLAKVINLKGTIYFLSGDYDKAKAEYENALAKSRNTGNKIEEIKSIANLAIIKDQYGEIYEAREDFQRAIEMAEVIENVELLAFLYSELGVSYTYTNNLIESRQNYERSLELYERLKNKERLSYLSSNIGSLYLQISNYYSAHEYYRKGLSLAGENKLGRILNLMGLGDVYSNESNYAKALEYYTLAKAIADSINDVSSEIKIDQGIGALYFNVNRPFEALKILRDSESSQTLQDSPFETIKLYSKIGTILTSVDSLTESEKYFSKALKLADAVGDIYSSLVIKTELAHTFILQQKYQDALKLLTEVQDLSRTYELTQLLGVQELYRGKVYLAQGDDVISSKNFEKAFGISESVNDYSNQIEAAYLLGKNYDEQGKLSEAEIWYKNAIQVIEKITSPLTLNQEIQIAHFSGVNSVYNSLAELYVKQGRGEEAFLVIDKSRSRNTKSNLDRLKLLSHLKNESEYEQLIDLQWMTNSGLYDDSVTDSLNQVLSNLKSELSSRSKQLDLLLKRNYSASISEIMKQLNKSDNIVSIYVDKNSITIFSLSSEDFRFTTLSIGADSLISMLEQVSSIYRSNPENQEIYINEDLFAFNALASHKLYKTLFKDFLSSIPNRSNLIFSLPPELLNFPFEMLVTEWREGESPYLYSDKNFLLNDFNISYTPSSIIFAMQNYESENQSGKNLLFGDPYIMESEYALSVRSGLVDLSTSQQRNISLFPLKYSKDEIESIDNTIDGNLIFLSDEATETNFKKNVHQSNIVHISTHSFLIKDQPLILFAKQNDDTDDGFLELGEIVQLNLNSELVVLSSCRSGLGKIDEAEGVIGMQKAFFDAGSKSVLVSLWDVNDKYTSYFMKDFYTQLADGKSKSEALRIAKINFIKKHSANPYYWSAFVLSGNTSSIEVERAATVGIVQILLFLLLVSGAYLTINRIRKRKFA
- a CDS encoding succinate dehydrogenase cytochrome b subunit — translated: MSSVTVFLNSSIGKKLMMAVTGSFLLIFLIVHLIGNITLFFGPTAFNGYVSTLDVVKPLIRVIEVVLLAAFVLHIYNGFKLWLENKKAKGIKYQVNGSAENSDVFSRTMFLTGSIVFIFLVTHLGTFFWRFNVHDPMGLANVHQYFDIVVYFFGIWWYVILYVIAMVLLGFHLNHGFQSAFQTFGWNHKKYFSFIQKLGTVYAVIMAAGFASMPLYFFFFYGGNQ